The Drosophila innubila isolate TH190305 chromosome 3R unlocalized genomic scaffold, UK_Dinn_1.0 2_E_3R, whole genome shotgun sequence genome has a segment encoding these proteins:
- the LOC117790276 gene encoding polycomb protein Scm, with translation MSGGRDSSANSGTNGNSAANANANSTSTTTAATTTTTPQTPTQQRARGRPAKRATCTWCGEGKLPLQYVLPTQTGKKEFCSEMCIVEYRKAYSKGACTQCDNVIREGAPNKEFCSMMCMNKHQKKNGSMRQRDSGAGGAGAGGATDSDRKLLSSGAPAPTGPFQYESFHVFDWDAYLEETGSEAAPAECFKQALNPPNNDFKIGMKLEALDPRNVTSTCIATVVGVLGSRLRLRLDGSDSQNDFWRLVDSTEIHAIGHCEKNGGMLQPPLGFRMNASSWPGYLCKILNNAMVAPEDIFQPEPPTPPVNLYKVGQKLEAVDKKNPQLICCATVDAIKDDQIHVTFDGWRGAFDYWCNYRSRDIFPAGWCARSCHPMQPPGHKSRMDSGSGKQRCPRPRHTFVAESDAMVPASPVTAHFHPNCKAGPFINSSKLPSMVTGQTHETLAKLCLQEVLAASADTQQLSRLLFELDGDVHIVTAAGKNFTVKIPSPLRMKDDESLAQFIRTLCITCKACVNFISLVPETEECKKCAQSRKRQLMQTATPPSSPVLAEKRSRQSKSATPTPTSPAEKPLVIKQEAGVKAQQTKVQTKASKEEVNHNNNNNNNNNNSSNIGNSSKTTIKTEPNGLTPVTTVASTGTAQTPSQSQSQSTSQSQAQALRKVRFQHHNNNNNNSPNNGNCPQEASNNNNNNNLVSSPASSNNSTSSTTSSSSSSSSLAGGTANTSAIGKYMAPLVAEVHPEQMNAKSPHPSYYKSPTTLSSSASFPSSVSTPFTASQSACSAAPAASAAKAATAPIAAAASSSYGGTAITSPHSTSTSTATTTASCSQLRAQPIDWSIEEVIQYIESNDNSLAVHGDLFRKHEIDGKALLLLNSEMMMKYMGLKLGPALKICNLVNKVNGRRNNLAL, from the exons ATGTCTGGGGGACGCGACAGCAGCGCCAACAGCGGCACCAATGGCAACAGCGctgccaacgccaacgccaactcGACgtccacaacaacagcagcaacaacaacaacaacaccacagACACCGACACAGCAGAGAGCGCGGGGTCGTCCAGCGAAGCGGGCAACGTGCACGTGGTGCGGGGAGGGAAAGCTGCCACTGCAGTACGTGCTGCCCACACAGACGGGCAAGAAGGAGTTCTGCTCGGAAATGTGCATCGTGGAGTACCGCAAGGCGTACAGCAAGGGGGCGTGTACGCAATGCGACAATGTGATACGCGAGGGTGCGCCCAACAAAGAATTCTGCTCCATGATGTGCATGAACAAGCACCAAAAGAAGAACGGTTCAATGCGACAACGCGACAGCGGCGCCGGCGGTGCAGGCGCTGGTGGTGCCACAGACTCTGATCGCAAGCTGTTGAGCAGCGGAGCGCCGGCGCCCACAGGTCCCTTTCAATACGAGAGCTTCCATGTCTTTGACTGGGATGCCTATCTGGAG GAAACTGGAAGTGAAGCAGCTCCCGCCGAGTGCTTCAAGCAGGCGTTAAATCCGCCGAACAATGACTTCAAGATCGGCATGAAACTTGAGGCATTGGATCCCCGTAATGTCACCTCCACCTGCATTGCGACGGTGGTCGGTGTCCTTGGCTCTCGGCTGCGACTGCGCCTCGATGGCAGCGATTCTCAGAACGATTTCTGGCGTCTGGTCGACTCCACGGAGATTCATGCAATCGGTCACTGCGAGAAGAATGGCGGGATGCTGCAACCACCGCTCGGATTTCGGATGAACGCTTCCAGTTGGCCCGGATACCTCTGCAAGATACTCAACAATGCGATGGTTGCGCCCGAGGATATATTCCAACCAGAGCCACCCACGCCACCGGTGAATCTGTACAAAGTGGGCCAGAAGCTGGAAGCCGTGGATAAGAAGAATCCCCAACTGATTTGCTGTGCAACAGTTGATGCCATTAAGGACGACCAGATCCATGTGACATTTGATGGATGGCGCGGCGCCTTTGATTACTGGTGTAACTATCGCTCCCGAGATATCTTTCCTGCCGGCTGGTGTGCACGCAGCTGTCATCCAATGCAGCCGCCGGGTCACAAGTCGCGCATGGACTCCGGCTCTGGCAAGCAGCGGTGTCCGCGTCCAAGACACACCTTTGTGGCTGAATCAGATGCCATGGTGCCCGCGTCGCCAGTCACGGCGCACTTTCATCCCAATTGCAAGGCCGGACCGTTCATCAACAGCTCCAAGCTACCTTCTATGGTGACGGGACAGACGCACGAAACACTCGCCAAGCTTTGCCTGCAAGAAGTCCTGGCCGCCAGCGCGGACACACAGCAGTTGTCCCGGTTGCTCTTTGAGCTGGACGGCGATGTTCACATTGTAACCGCAGCTGGAAAGAACTTTACG GTCAAAATACCGTCGCCACTGCGCATGAAGGATGACGAAAGTCTGGCGCAATTCATTCGGACACTGTGCATCACGTGCAAGGCATGTGTGAATTTCATATCGCTGGTACCGGAGACCGAAGAGTGCAAAAAGTGTGCGCAGAGTCGCAAGCGTCAATTGATGCAGACAGCGACGCCGCCCTCCTCGCCAGTGCTCGCCGAGAAGCGCAGTCGTCAGTCGAAATCCGCCACGCCGACGCCAACATCGCCCGCGGAGAAACCACTAGTTATCAAGCAGGAGGCGGGCGTGAAGGCACAGCAGACAAAAGTGCAAACGAAGGCCAGTAAAGAGGAAGTGAaccacaataataataacaataacaacaacaacaacagtagcaatATTGGCAACAGTTCGAAGACAACCATCAAAACGGAACCGAATGGCCTCACACCAGTGACAACAGTTGCATCAACGGGCACGGCACAGACACCGTCGCAGTCGCAATCTCAGTCTACAAGTCAAAGCCAGGCTCAGGCGTTGCGCAAGGTGCGATTCCagcatcacaacaacaacaataacaacagcccCAACAATGGCAATTGTCCTCAGGAGgcaagcaacaataacaacaacaacaatttggttTCCTCAcctgccagcagcaacaacagcacctcTTCCACCACCTCCTCATCCAGCAGTAGCAGTAGCCTGGCGGGTGGCACCGCAAATACCAGTGCAATTGGTAAATATATGGCGCCACTGGTAGCCGAAGTGCATCCAGAGCAGATGAACGCCAAGTCGCCGCATCCGAGCTATTACAAGTCTCCGACAACGTTATCCTCAAGCGCTTCATTCCCATCATCGGTATCCACCCCCTTCACAGCATCACAGTCGGCCTGCTCGGCGGCGCCAGCTGCCAGTGCGGCTAAAGCTGCCACTGCGCCAATTGCGGCTGCTGCATCCAGTAGCTATGGTGGAACGGCCATCACCTCACCCCACAGCACATCCACATCTACggctacaacaacagcgtcCTGTTCGCAACTGCGGGCACAACCGATCGATTGGTCCATTGAGGAGGTTATCCAGTACATCGAAAGCAATGACAATTCCCTAGCCGTGCATGGCGATCTCTTCAGAAAGCAT GAAATCGATGGTAAAGCTTTACTGTTACTCAACTCAGAGATGATGATGAAATACATGGGCCTAAAGCTAGGACCAGccttaaaaatatgcaatctAGTGAATAAGGTCAACGGAAGACGTAATAATCTGGCTTTGTAA